The Panthera tigris isolate Pti1 chromosome A1, P.tigris_Pti1_mat1.1, whole genome shotgun sequence region TAATCCATTCTACCTTACCCTTCAATATGGACATTTGCTGGTTTTTATTAGTTATGTAGGTAGACATATTAAGGACAGATATGAAATTCATAAAATGGTTTATAGTGGAAAAAATCTGGAGCTTGGGGGACTCAGTTCTCATTTGAAATTACTAATCACATGCCTTTGGGCAAATCAACCTTTTtaggtctcagtttccctatccataaaatgaagaaatttactGTGATCTCTTGAGTAACCGCTACCTCTGATCCTATGGAAAGTACACGCATTGAACAAGCTGGATATTTATCCCGAATGCATTTAGTGGCATAAAGATGAGTGACAAGGAAGTTCAGCAAGAAAAGACAGGAAGTCCACAGGGTTTTCAGAAACTATTCAGTCTGTGACCTTACTCTGATAAAGAATCATTGGctttggctcagtcggttgagtgtctgactttggctcaggtcatgatctcacagcttgtgcattcaggccccgtgttggactctgtgctgacggctcaaagcctggaggctgcttcggattctgtgtctccctctctctctgctcttcccctgctcacactctgtctttctcaagaataaataaacattaaaaaaaaatgtttaaagaatcaTTGGCTTTTAAAGTTCCTAGAGAAATGTCACTATCCCAGGGCTGAGACTGAGGGCTGTCACTATCCCAGGGGTCTGAGATGTTACCTCAGTGATGGACAGTGTGGCTGAAACTCAACCCTTTCTGAGAATTTACGTCTAGAgccccagggctgggagggaggagacatCCCATCTGATTCTATTACATAAGATGTAATAGAATATTGAGGTCCCCTTGATTCCCACTGCAGTGGGGGAGAAACACTGCAGAAAGGAAATATCTTTCCTAAGTGGAAGGGTTTGAAAGTTCAGGTCAAAGTCAGAATATTACAGCAGGGAGCCATGCATATGTCACCTAGCACAATTTCctcatttcatacattttataaatgaggaaactgagatccaaCAAGGTTATATAGTACAGCCCAGTTTGTGTTTGGACAAGGCTAAGAATTAAGTTCCGGGGGTGGAAAGGGCCCATAAATTTGAGAATAAGAGACATGCCATTCATTGTGGTATTCTCCAGCTCCTAGTCCATTAATATTGATCACATGACCAACCAACTGACTGATCTgactgaatgaatgcatggatgaTATGTTCCTGCCTTGTGTTCCCTGGTAACCAGCTAGACCCACATGCCATCCATTCCAAACAGAGGATTATTTCATTGGAGATATGAGAGGGCTCTCTCCACTTGCTAAGAGAGTTTTCTTGACTGGCTGagagacatttttcttccttgagtATTGCTTCCTCTTCGTTGATACTAACAGGATAAATATCAGAGCCCTTACAGGATGTGTGTGGTGTAGCACGACAGACAACTGGGGTTTCCTTTGATGTAACTGTGGATTTGACAGCATTAACAGAGGAAAGATTGGTAGTCAGGTGCCCTGGTGTGTTGGTCCAGCAGTCGGGGAGAGCAGCCATTGCTCCTGTGATTGTGGAAGAGATACAATTGCAAGAGGTACCCAGTTCCACTGGAGAATCAAAACTAAACAGAGCTATTACTGGACGTTTCTTCTTCAGAATCCATGGTTTCACAACTTTCCTTCGACTGtgtcctgctgctgctgctgccactaCTCACAAGTAAGTCTGGGCACGGGCTGTCACACCTGGATAGCGTGAGATAAAGATACAAAGACAGTCATTGTAATATTTGTAGTAGCAAGTTTGGTAGCAGCCTAAATAAATGCCCACTAGTGGGGGAGTAGGTAAATCAGTTTGTGATATCTTCATGATGCAAACAGTGAAGCTGACCAAACATAGTGATATGAAATGTCTCTAAGTTGAAACGTTAATTGAATAAAGCAAAGAACAGAATAACATGTATATTAGACTTCCATTTGTGGATGTGTGTTGTAGGGAATAACATGTATATTAGACTTCCATGTGGGAATACATGAATGGTCCTTAATGTATAGACTCTGGGAAGGGGAACCAGAAaatgggaaggagcagggagagggagtatacttttcatatatcttttaaaaaaatttttaatgtttatttatttgagagagagagagagagagagagagaacatgagtggggaaggggcagagagagaggaggacacagaatgtgaagcagtctcgaggctctgagctgtcagcacagagcctgatcgcagggcttgaattcacggactgtgtgatcaagacctgagccaaagtctgatgcttaactgatggagccacccaggagccctcataTACCTTTTTATACTGTTTAAATGTTTcactatatataatttattaatatatatatacttaaagaCAATTCATTTCAAACCTCAAAATAGCCTGTGGGTGGTTTCAAATATGCAAGCTTCTTATTTAGCCAGTAGTTTTTATTCATTATGTGCTGAgtgcttaaaaaaagagagagctttATGTTAACTGCCTTTCATCGATGAGCAGATGGGTGAGCTGTTTTACTAGTTAACAATGACTCATTTTCTGACTATCTGCCCAGCCCTCCGATGTTCACAGGGCTAGACCACAATTGTCTCTTAGGGCATTGGTTCTCAAAGTGAATTTCCAACCAGCTCTGTCAACAACTGGAAACCTGCTAGAAACTCAGATTTTTataccccaccccagacctatcGAAGTAGGAACTCTAGCGGTTGAGCCCAaccatctgtgttttaacaaggctttctggtgattctgatgctccTCCAGTCCGACAATCATTGTCATAATGGATCATCTTCCAAACAGGACAGCAGCActggtttcctttttattctgtatGGCATTACTTGCAGTTTTCTTGAAATGGACCAGCCTCACTCATTGCCTGAATCTTGCTCTCTTTACTTctttattcagggtctttggaaGTGGAATACGTAGTTGAAGTGGGTCAGAATGCTGTTCTGCCCTGCACCTACTCTCCAGCCACTCCTGAGAATCTTGTGCCTGTCTGCTGGGGCAAGGGATCCTGTCCTATGTTTGAATGTCATAGTATGGTGCTCAGCACAGATGGAAGGAACTTGAAATATCAGACATCCAACAGATACCAGCTAAAGAGGAATTTCCACAAAGGAGATGTGTCCTTGACTATAGAGAATGTGACTCTAGCTGACAGTGGGACCTATTGCTGCCGGATTCAATTCCCAGGCCTAATGAATGATAAAAAATCAAACCTGGAGTTGGTCATCAAACCAGGTGAGTGGACCTTTGCGTGTCTTCTTTATGAATAAAACTCACCTGCAGGTAATTAAATATACTGATTGGTCTCATTTCTGATCTCCCCAATTATAGCCCTGGGAGTGGGTCCCTAAGACCTAAAGTTTAACAGGCTCCACCGACAATGCCCAGCCACATTTAATTCCCTTCCTCTATTTTCAAACTCAGGGACAGGATCTGTAGATTGGGAGGAAAGGCCTAGATCAGTGGTTAAGAACCTGATTGCTCATTAGATCACCTGGAAAGCTTTTTAACACTTACATCTTCTTGGTCCCCACCCACAAACCAGAGAAATCGGCATTTCCGGAGGTAGAGCCCGAGTTCCGGGATTTTACGAAGTCTACCTTAGATGATTCTCCTCCCTGTGCAGtcaggattgagaaccactggactgtgtatgtgtggggtGGGTAGTGGCGGGGTACACGTGTTTGTACATTTTAAGATTTATACAGCATATAGTGTGTGGCTGATGAAGCTCAGTTTAAATCCAACTttgcctcttactagctgtgtaatcttgggcaagttatttaagctCTGTGGCCTCCTGTTCTATAAAACATGGCAATTCCTACTACACAGGCCATTGGAAGGATTTTATGAAGTGttttataaaaagcatttagCATGGCCATTTGTGTGGCTATTAGTTCTATTATTAACAATTAGACTGCGATGACGATGGCCGTTAACAGACCTCTGCCCAACATGTGAAGAGTCTCATACACTCTCAGTGAACACGTCCTGGTAGGTCTGGCAGTTGGGCATGtgcctttcttcatttgttgtgtttcatatttttttctgctgccCCTTTGATTCCCCGAAAcaagctctctgctctcagagaaGTCTCATCCTTATATTGGTTTCTGACATTAGCCAAGGTCACCCCTGCTCGGCCTACACACAGAGACTTCGGTACAGCCTTTCCAAGAATGCTCACCACCAAGGGATATGGCTCAGGTAATTATACAAGTGGTGTAAGAGGAAGCCTTCTGGCATTTTCTGAGTTCGGAGGATTTTGAATATGGGAAAGAGATGAGAAATGGGTTTGAGTGGAGGTGTGAATGTTCCTATGCACCTGAGATATTGTGTGTGGTGAGAGGGGTGGTGGGGACAAACCTGTGTTGTGAAAAAGGAGCGCTGAGCTAGGATTTGGAATTAGTCACAAGTAGCcctgtgacctgggctgaagccttTCACTTCCCTGGACCTCACCTTCCTGTTCTGTTCAAGGAGAGGGTTCAGAATCTTTGGATTTTGTAACCTGGTAAAattcccactccctccccctaaaaaaagaattttggtaatatatgtattttgccaaataaggaaaaaattgcATTATTATCCATTATTGCAATAATAaaagacatgtttttaaattaaatacatttattctaaTGAAAAACTCATTACATTGCCATTATTTTCCAATTGACTCCCAGAATGGGGATGTTTTGTTATGAATCCATCCCAGTCCATGTTTGGGGTTGGATTAGGTGATTTCAAGGATCTCTTCTTACTGGAATGAAGCCCATCATCTTCCCTCAATTCCAACCTCAGAAGGAGCAGCTATATTCTTTAAGTAATTCAACAAGGACTTTTCCATGCTGCTCTGGAAGAGAAGATAGGATCAAAAGAGCAGACCTCAGGTCACATTGAGCAGGGAGATTAATCTTAAATGTCTCCTGTCAAAGTCCTGGTCTCTCTTATACTCTCTGGAGCTTAGTCTTCCATTCAGTAAGATGAGGGTAATAACAGGTAAGTCCAAGTCCCATATCTTAATCTCATAAATCTCCTAAATCCCACTTTATGAAATTTAACTAAGAAAGGGTGTCTCAAGTGCTTAGCCCAGTATTTGATCATACTATGTACTCAGTACACGTTGGTTATTGTCCTTAATGTTACCAATAAGATCTGGAGGCAGAATGCGATTGTGGTTAAGCACATCAGCAATAGGTAGGTAGAATGGGTTCCAATATCAGCTCTTCCCGCTAGCTTTGTGAGCTCAAGGTAAAATTGCTCAAACTTtgtgaggctcagtttccttacctcTATGTTGAGGGTAATCTACTGTGTAAGATTGTTCTAAAGATTTGAGTGTGACAATGTTTGTAAAGTGCTCAGTGTAGTACCTGACCCacagaaagcacccaaatacTGGTTATTATTGTAAGTAGTAACCTTAGCTCTCTAGTGGTTTAATATTTGGTAGTTGCTTAGTGATTGGTAGATAATATCTCTTATGCAATTAGTGAGGAAATAAAATACGGCGGGAACAGATGGTAGCCCTCATTGTGGCCTAAGCAAGTCATACCAGATATTTATTGTATGCCCACATTCCCATCCTGTGCTACCAATGCTGTTTATAACATCACCCTCAAGCGCACATTCACTGTATACCCACACACCTTCCTCACGAGGCAGTATATTTCCTCAGAGTTGTCTATATCCTAAACAagtctttttctctttagtttttactTGTTAGTTCCTTCCCTTTAGGGCAACAAAGATGGGGGCATTTCTTGCATTGGGAATATAGGCACAGTACCTACAATCTCTGAGCTTTCGATGGCCtaagaaaatattcaagtaaacaaacaaaaaatgtaacagctccaaagtaggaaaataaataaaaattaaaattattatttaatggcaTGTCCATAACATGTAACATGATGTCAACTAGTTACCTGCAAGTCAACCTGTGTGTACTTATACATACCTTTTCTTTAGTGTGGAATGTGGGTACATTTAATATGTTTGCTATAAAGTGGAATGGAACCTTAACAAGTAAGAATTCAAGAATCATGGAACCTATCTTGAACACAAAACAATGTAATGTCTCTTCCACCTAAAGGATGTAGGACAGGGTCACAGTGAATCCTCAGCTCTGGAGATAGACTTGGCCTAAATCTCAGGTTTGTCAATGAATagttgtgtgatcttaggcaaagTACCTCTCTGAGAATCAGGTTTTTCAtctgaagaatggaaaaataatagtacctacttatTGTGGTGAAGATTAAAAGCTGTTGGGCAAATAAAGTACTAATCACCATGTCTGGCATATAATATGTACTAGATGGTAACTACAAATTCATAAACTTTTAAGACTCTCACATGCCACCCTGTTGCTACCTCCACTCCAGCCAAGTCTTGGGTTCTCTGGGAAAATCAAAGCAACTTTTTCCAACTGTCCCACTCACTTGGTTGATGGCTATCTATGTGAAAATAATCTGCgataatctataaaatggagtgCTGTTGGGTCATTTTCCCTGTAAAtcgtaattaaaaaaaagagaagtcagtCTTATCATTTAGgccaagaaaaataattacagggAAGCAGAAACTGGATTTACATTAGAAAATCTTGTGTGTGGTTAAGATTCATGTTTACTTAGTAGTTCCACCAATGtggtttttatactttaaattcctttttggGTAATAAGAGCAAAGGTAAGTGGAAGATAATctcttttacttcctcttttttaaaattagttttaggctgagaatagtaaaatattaatattaaagtcATGGtgtgttgggatgcctgggtggctcagttggttaactgacttcggctcaggctcgagtcttgcatcaggctctgtgctgacagctcagagcttggagcctgctttggattctgtgtctccctgtctctctctgcccctcccctgttcatgtcctgtctctctttgtctctcaaaaaataaaacaaaatgttaaaaaaagaaattaaaaaaaaaaaatcattgttaaagCAGGAGTCCTGCCTTAAAGGATTTAGATTTTTAGGCTTCCAGAAAGTGGCCATGACATTTAAGAAGTTTCAGAGCCTCTGACTCAGCCAGATAAATGAGTAGGCATCCTTAATTTTCCCAAAGCTAACCATCTACTGATTTTTAGAAAGCAGCATCTGTGAGGTCAGGGCTTGTGCCCATGCTGTTCACGGCTCTGTAccctgggcctggcacagagaaggggtGTAGTACATGTTCATCAAATGGATAAGCAGgtaaagaaatgaatgagtaaaaaggaaagaaggtgaGATGGCACCTGGGCAATGTGACCACGTGGTAGTGACAATGCAAAAGTAAAGGTTGTTGAAAGGGACATCGTTCAGAGTGTCTTGTTTAAAGCCATGCAGACCTAAATTGAAAGGCTATTTCTGTTATTCACTAATCTCTGTGACCCTGGGTAAGTCCCCTAACTTCCTAattctcagcttcttcatctgcgAAATGGGGCTAATAGTCTCTACTTCAGGATAGTTGTTTTGAATGCTAAATGAGATACTTCGTTCAAAGAATTTAGCACCATGTCAGCTCATGGTAAATTATAGCTATAGttattattactctcatttttaGGCAATGAAATACCCCGTCTCCCTCttaatgagtaaatgttaaacttttttaagaaaattaacttttgttATCTTTCAAAGTCTCATTACAATATAATGCCTGGTTGAGTGTTATCAATGTTGTTGGCAATTTGCTGCCCTCTTTGGGGTGCTGTGGACACAACAAACCACATATTCGACAGAGGTTTTCCTGGCAGAGGTCTCCAGTTCATAGAACATAAGTAGTCAGGTTCATTATCTGGATAAAAAAATATGGTCATCCATATCAAATCGTTGATTTGTAAGTGTTTAGA contains the following coding sequences:
- the HAVCR2 gene encoding hepatitis A virus cellular receptor 2; protein product: MVSQLSFDCVLLLLLPLLTRSLEVEYVVEVGQNAVLPCTYSPATPENLVPVCWGKGSCPMFECHSMVLSTDGRNLKYQTSNRYQLKRNFHKGDVSLTIENVTLADSGTYCCRIQFPGLMNDKKSNLELVIKPAKVTPARPTHRDFGTAFPRMLTTKGYGSETRTLEALHDKNQTQIPTLANELQDSAVTTRIGIYIGVGISAGLTLILIIAALILTWYSYSKEKLQNSSLVTLANVAPSGLANTVAEGMHSEENIYIIEENIYEIEDPYEYYCDVSSEQLS